The following is a genomic window from Marinococcus sp. PL1-022.
ATGCGGTTCAACCAGCATCACTCCTGTCCGGAATGCGGCTTTTCAATTGGGGAGCTCGAGCCGAGAATGTTTTCCTTTAACAGTCCGTACGGTGCCTGCCCGACCTGTGACGGTCTTGGCAGCAAGCTCGAAGTGGACAGCGACCTTGTCGTTCCCGATCCGGACCGGACACTCCGGGAGCATGCCATCGCCGTGTGGGAGCCGATCAGCTCCCAGTATTACCCGCAGCTGCTCCGTTCGGCCTGCGATCACTTTAATATTGATATGGATAAGCCGTTTAAAGACCTTCCGGCAGAGCATAAGGAAATACTGCTCGAAGGCAACGGCCAGCAGAAAATAACCTTCCGCCACAAGAACGAACGCGGTCAGGTCCGGGAACGCCAGATTTATTTTGAAGGCGTGCTGAACAACGTTTCCCGCCGCTACCGTGAAAGCGGGTCGGATTTCACCCGTGAACAGATGCAGCAGTACATGAGCAACAAGCAGTGCCCAACGTGTAAAGGTCACCGCCTGAGCCTCGAGGCGCGTTCTGTGCTGGTTGGAAATATTCACGTCGGGGAGCTGACGGATCTTTCGATTCAACAGGCGTATACGTACGTGGAAAATATCGATTTAACGGAAAAGGAAATGGAGATCGCCCGCCTGATTCTGCGTGAAATTAATGAACGCCTCGGCTTTCTCATTAATGTCGGTCTCGATTATTTAACCCTGAGCCGCTCCGCTGGCACACTGTCAGGCGGGGAAGCGCAGCGCATCCGGCTGGCGACCCAGATCGGTTCGGCACTGATGGGCGTCCTTTATGTCCTTGACGAGCCGTCGATCGGCCTTCACCAACGGGACAACAACCGGCTGATACAGACGCTGCAGAACATGCGTGACCTTGGAAATACGCTGATTGTTGTTGAACATGACGAGGACACCATGCTTGCTGCCGACCATATCATTGACATCGGTCCCGGGGCCGGCCGCCACGGCGGCAATATTATCGCTGAAGGCACCCCGGAGGAATTGAAGGAAAATGATGCCTCCCTGACCGGTCAGTATTTAGCGGGAAAAAGATTTATTCCGCTCCCGGGGGAACGGCGTAAGCCTTCCGACCGCTGGCTGAAGGTGAAAGGTGCTGTGGAAAACAATTTGAAGCGAACGAACGCGGAGATTCCGCTTGGCCTGCTGAGCGCGATCACCGGTGTTTCGGGATCTGGAAAAAGTACACTGATCAACGATATTTTATACAAGGTGCTTTCACAGAAGCTTCACCGCGGTAAGCAGAAGCCGGGCGCGCACAAAAGCGTGGAAGGCATCGACCAGCTCGAAAAAGTAATTGATATCGATCAGTCGCCGATCGGCCGGACGCCGCGTTCGAATCCGGCGACCTACACCGGAGTATTTGATAATATCCGCGAGGTATTTGCGATGACCAACGAAGCGAAAATCCGGGGCTACCAGAAGGGACGCTTCAGCTTCAACGTCCGGGGCGGACGCTGTGAGGCGTGTAAAGGCGACGGTATTATCAAAATAGAAATGCATTTTCTTCCGGATATTTACGTCACATGTGAAGAGTGCGGTGGCCAGCGGTACAACCGTGAAACGCTCGAAATCAAATATAAAGGCAAAAATATTGCCGATGTCCTGGAAATGACTGTGGAAGAAGCAGTGGACTTCTTTGAAAATATTCCAAAAATCCGCCGGAAAATCCAAACGTTATACGACGTTGGTTTAGGGTATATAAAACTAGGGCAGCAGGCAACGACACTTTCGGGCGGGGAAGCCCAGCGGGTGAAGCTGGCTTCCCAGCTGCATCGCCGTTCCACAGGCAAATCCCTGTATATCCTCGACGAGCCGACAACCGGCCTGCATGTGGATGATATCGACCGGCTGCTGAAGGTGCTCCAGCGGCTTGTGGATAATGGAGATACTGTGTTAATCATCGAGCACAATCTCGACGTCATTAAAACGGTAGACCATATCATCGATCTCGGTCCGGAAGGCGGAGCAGGCGGCGGTAAGATTGTGGCCACCGGCACGCCGGAAAAAGTAGCGGAATCACAGGCTTCCTATACCGGCTATTATTTAAAACCGGTGCTTGAAAGAGAACGGGAGCGCATGGCCAGGCAATGGGAAGCATCGGAGCAGGCCGCTCATACCCCTTCATCATAGAAGAATCGACTGAAACGGATACCACTGTTCTTCGTATGTAATAGGAAGCAGAAGGCTGAGATTCCACGTACCGGTTCTGATATATTACCGAAGGAGGAACATGAAATGGATGAAGAACGTCAGCGAATACTGAAAATGATGGAAGACGGTATTATTTCTCTGGAAGAAGGGGAACGTCTTCTCCGGGCCAAAGGCTCTGCTGCTTCTTCCGGTCCCCAGGCAGACAGCAAGGAACAAGGGGAAGGCAGCTCCTCCGAATCCCGGAGAAGCGGCGCCTACCGGACAGATAAGAAAGCAGCCGGCAGCGGTCAGAAGAGAAAAAACAAGGAGGATCCGTTTGCGATGCTCTCCGGCTTTTTTGACCATGCGCTTGACCGCGTCAAACGGTTCGACCTCGACTTTAATTTCGGCCCGTCCGTGGACTTCCAGCATACGTTTGAACATGATGAAAGCGACATTCGTTCGCTCGATATGTTTATCCAAAATGGAAGCCTTATCTGTCAGAAGTGGGAAGGGAACACCATCCGTGTTGCCTGCCAGGTAAAAGCTTACACAGAAGAAAGTGAAGATGCAGCCCGGCGAGAGTTTATCGAAGGCACTGAGTTTGACTCCCGGAGCGGAAAGCTCCGCTTTGCTTCAAGATCCGGCAATTATAAAGTTCAGGCGGTCGTTTATGTGCCGGAAAAATCCATGGATAAGATGGATGTATCCACGTTTAACGGAGACGTCAGAATTGACGGAGTTCAAACAGACAATCTGTACGTTAAAGCAAGCAACGGGGCAATCACAGTACTGCATGCTTCCGCCGGCTATCTGGCAGTGGAAACGGCCAACGGGGCCGTGGAGCTGAAGGAAGGCAGAATCGGCAGCGCCGACGTCAAAACGTGGAATGGCTCGATTCATTACGATGGATCGCTCTCAGATATTGAGGCAGAGGCGCTGAACGGAGCGATTACAGCCCGGTATACGTCACTGAGTGAGAGGAGCCGGGCACTTCTTTCCACTACGACGGGGAGCATCAAGGTGATTACACCTCGGGATATCCGAACGGAGGGCGTGCTCCGGACAAACGTCGGGAATTACAAGTGTCTGCTCGACAACATTGAAGTAAAAGAAGAAAAAAGCGAATTCATGCAAAAATATTATCAGTTTGTATCCAATGCCGACGCGACTCCAACGCTGAGGCTTGAGGCTTCGGCAAAGACAGGTACGATAACTGTCCAGAATCACGAATAAAAAACTGAAAGGGTGATCAGGTTGGCAAAGAAGAAGTTGTATAAATCCCGTGAAGACCGGAAATTAACAGGCGTGTGTGGCGGATTGGCAGATTATCTCGGCTGGGATTCATCCTTAATACGGATTATCAGTGTGGTGCTTGTTATCCTTCCCGTTACCTCCTGGGTACTGCTGATTTATCTCGTATTAGCCGTGCTTCTCCCTAATGAAGAGGACGCCGTCTCCTGATGGGCTGTTTAGTACCGTTTATTGTTAACACCATTGCATTAATGGTAGTAGCCGGGTTTTTCCCCGGCTTTACTATTGACGGCTTTGGGGCAGCTATAGTGGCCGGTTTGGTGTTGACGCTGATTAATCTTGTGATCCGCCCGCTATTAATTTTTTTCACCCTCCCGCTTTCTGTCGTAACATTCGGCTTGTTTATTTTTGTGATCAATGCGCTGATGCTGATGCTTACGTCGGCGGTGATGGGAGAAGCTTTTAACATGTCCGGCTTCGGCATGGCTTTTCTTGCCGCTGTAGTGATCGCTGTTTTAAATATGCTGATGTACAATCTTTTCGTAAACCCGCTGAGTGGAAGAAAAACGTGAGGTTCTTCCGGAGGCCGGGGAAAATAATAAGAGGTAAAAATTGGCCCGCCTGCCGGCGGGTCTTTTTCGTGCAGCAGGGAAACTGAAATCCTCTGGAGCAGGTTCCATCTTCTTTTGAAAACGTGCTACAATAACAACGTACGAAAAGAGAAAGCAAACGCATTCAAAAAACGACAGAGCGATTTTTGAGGGAGGCAGCACGATGGCAAAAGTGACGGCAACGGATTTAAAGGAGCGGTTTCAATTAGAGCTTCTCGCCGGGGAAGAAGGGCTGTACCGGGCGATAACCACGAGCGATATTTCCCGTCCGGGAATAGAAATGGCCGGTTTTTTTACATATTATCCTGCCCGGCGGCTGCAGCTGCTTGGGCGGACAGAGCTTTCTTTTTTTCAACAGCTCCAGGACGAAGAAAAGCAGGAACGCATGGAAAAGCTGTGTACATACGACACTCCGGGCATTGTCATCTCGCGTGGGCTGGTAGCTCCGCCGGAGCTGATTGAGAATGCGGAAAAGACCGGTGTTCCGATCATGCGCTCGCATCTGGCAAGCACGCAGCTGATCAGCCAGCTGACGAACTATCTCGATACGAAGCTGGCCAAATCGACAGCGATGCACGGCGTGCTGGTGGATATTTACGGCATCGGTGTGCTGATTACCGGGGCGAGCGGCGTAGGGAAAAGTGAAACGGCGCTTGATATCGTACGCCGGGGCCACCGGCTTGTAGCGGATGATTCTGTCGAAATCCGTCAGCAGAACGGTGACACCCTTGTTGGCACGGCACCGGAGCTGATTCAGAACCTGCTTGAAATCCGGGGTCTCGGCATTATTGATGTCATGACGCTGTTTGGGGCAGGGGCTGTCCGACCATATAAACGCATCTCGCTGACCATTCACCTTGAGCTCTGGGATGAACAAAAAGCGTACGACCGCCTCGGTCTTGATGAAGAGACGCTCCAGGTGCTCGACACGGAGATTCAGAAGCTGACCGTTCCGGTGCGGCCGGGACGAAACCTTGCCGTTATTATTGAAGTGGCGGCGATGAACTTCCGGCTGAAACGGATGGGCGTGAACACAGCTCAGCAGTTTTCGGACCGGTTAAAACAGATGATTGACGACGGTGATAAAGAAGAATTTTAATTATTATACATTTAGCAGTCAGGAGTGGCAGGGGATATGATTTATTCATCGATGCAGCCGATCGACCGGGTCGCCTTTGAAGTCGGGTCTGTGCCTATTTACTGGTACGGGATTCTCATTGGCCTCGGCGCTCTGCTTGGGTACATTTTAGCTTCCTATGAAGCAAAAAAACGCGGGCTCCCGGAGGATATTTTCGCGGATCTGCTCATTTTTGCCATACCGATTTCGATTATCTGCGCCCGGTTGTATTACGTGATTTTTGAGTGGGGCTATTACGCCCAGAATCCGGGAAGTATTCTGGCGGTATGGGAAGGCGGTCTTGCCATACACGGCGGATTGATTGGTGCCGTGCTTACGGGCATTGTCTTTTCGAAAATCAAACGGGTTTCCTTTTGGAAGCTGGCTGACATTGCCGCACCGAGCATTATTTTAGGGCAGGCGATTGGACGCTGGGGCAATTTTATCAACCAGGAAGCCCACGGCGGCGAAGTGAACCGTTCGTTTTTAGAGGGGCTGCAGCTGCCGGAATTCATTATTAATCAGATGTATATTGAGGGAGCCTACTATAATCCCACGTTTTTGTACGAATCGCTTTGGAATATTGCGGGATTTTTACTGCTTTTAGGACTGCGCCGGGTTAATCTCCGCCGCGGGGAGCTGTTTTTAACGTATGTTATCTGGTATTCCTTCGGACGCTTTTTCATCGAAGGAATGCGGACCGACAGCTTAATGCTGTTTGATACGATCCGGGTGGCACAGCTGATTTCAGTGCTTTTGATCATCGCAGCCGTGAGTCTGATTTTATACCGCAGACAGGCAGGCCTTGCCAAAGCAAGATACTTAAGTAAAGACGGTCCCGGCATATAAGGATAAAAGCGAAAGGGGAAGCCTCATGACCAGATGGAATACACTGCTGTTTGATTTAGACGGCACGCTGATTGATACCAATGATTTGATCATTTCTTCTTATGAGCACGTGCTGACGTATTATGCTCCGGACCAATACAGCAGGGATGACATCATCAGCTGGATCGGGGTGCCGCTGGCGGATAACTTTTCAAGCATCAGCAGCAACCCGAGCCAGGTGGAACAGATGATTGACACGTACCAATCCCACAACCTGGCAAACCATGAAACGCTCGTCCGGGAATACGACGGCGTGTATGACACTATTAAAAAGCTGTACGAGCGGGGCTATTCCCTCGGTATTGTAACGACAAAGAGAAGGGAGGCGGCGGTCAAAGGAGCCGATATGCTCGGGCTGCTTCCTTTTTTCTCGGCGTTCGTTACAGTGGATGATGTTGAAAACCCGAAGCCGCATCCGGAGCCGCTGCAAATAGCCATGACACAGCTGAATGCCCGTCCGGAGGAAACCATTATGATTGGCGACAGCCAGTTTGATATTATGGCAGGAAAAAATGCCGGTGTTCACACAGCGGGAGTGGAATGGACCATCAAGGGTGCATCGTTTCTGAAAAATTATGAACCGGACTGGATGCTCACCCGGATGAGCGATCTGCTCGATATTGTCGGGGAACCAGAGGAATGAGAAAAACAGACCGTTATTTCCCGGGTAATAATACCAATGCTCTGTGGCAGATGTACCGTACGGTCCCGTTTTTGAAGGCCTTCAAAAATACAGCGGTTATTGAAGCTTCGCGGGTCGTGCCGTTTGTGTCGGTGAAGCGGTGGATGTACCGGCAGCTGCTTGGAATGGAAATAGGTGAAAAAACGGCGCTTGCGTATAAGGTCATGCCGGATCTCATGTTTCCGGAGAAAATTCATATTGGCAGCAATTCTATTATTGGTTATCAATCGACGCTTTTGACCCACGAGCATTTAATTGATGAATACCGGCTCGGCGATATTGTAATCGGAAACGAGGTTATGGTCGGTGCCAACGTGACTATTCTGCCCGGGGTGACGATTGGCGACCGGGCGGTGGTGGCAGCAGGAACGGTCGTGCATAAAGACGTGCCTCCGCGGGCCTTTGCCGGAGGCAGTCCGATGCGGATAAGAACATAGGCTTCAAGCCGGCTTTTTGGAGGCCGGCTTTTCGCTTTTCTGGAAGCGTAAAAGACTGATAGGGCAGTGAATATTGTTATAATGAAAGCAGAAAAGGAAAATTGACGGTGTAAAAAAAGATGTGTAAACTATGATTATTCTTTATTTTGTTAGTACATTAGCGAACTAAAGCATCGTGAAGAGAAAAGGAGAGAGAGTATGAGTAAGCTTTTTATGTTTGAAAAGCCGCTTGGGATGCGCGATGCGCTTCCGGGATATTTTCAGACAAAACGGAACGTACAACGGGTCATTAACGATGAATGGGAAAGCTGGGGGTACCTGCCTGTCGAAACGCCGACACTGGAGTATTACGATACAGTGGGGAGCGCGTCGGCGATTCTTGATCATCAGCTGTTTAAACTCCTCGATCAGCAGGGACGGACGCTGGTGCTGCGTCCGGACATGACAGCACCAATTGCCCGGGTGACGGCATCCGGGCTGCAAAAGCAGCATTTTCCCATCCGTTTGGCTTATCATACTAATGTCTTCCGCGCGCAGCAGCTTGAGGCCGGACGTCCGGCAGAATTTGAACAGCTCGGGGTGGAATTGATTGGAGACGGCACTTCAAGTGCGAACGGGGAAGTCGTCTCTCTTATGATTGAAGCTCTGCGAAAAACCGGGCTGACCACGTTTCAAATTACGGTCGGGCACGTCGGGTACGTGAACGCGCTGCTTGAAGAGGTGCTCGGAAATGATGAACGTGCTGATGATCTGCGCCGGTTTTTATACGAAAAAAACTATGTCGGCTATCGCCAGCACGTGGAAAATCTCCCGCTTTCCTCTCTTGATAAGAAAAAGCTGAACAGCCTGCTGCGTCTGCGGGGCGACTGGCGGACCCTGGACGAAGCATTGAATCTGGTTCAGACACCGGCAGCAAAGGAAGCGCTCGAGGAGCTGCAGGAGCTGAAAACGGTGCTTGAACACTATGAGCTGTCCGATTACATTAAGCTCGACTTTAACTTATTTATGCATATGAGCTACTACACCGGCATCGTATTTGAAAGCTACGGCAACAACCTGGGCGTCCCGCTTGGAAGCGGCGGCCGCTATGATGAACTGCTGCAGCAGTTTAACCGTCCGGCCCAGGCTGTCGGATTCGGTCTCCGGCTTGATCTGCTGGTCGAAGCTCTTGGCCTTACGGGAGCGGTACCTTCCCAGACGTGTATTTTATTCAGCCCGGAGCGCCGCCCGGAAGCGGTGGAGCGCGCGCGTAAGCTCCGCGAAACCGGAAAACGGGTCGTGCTGCAGGATATCCGCGGCGTAGAGGACGTGGATCAGCTGAGCGTGTCCTATGAGGATGTTGTATCCATGATCGGAAAAAAGAAGGAGGGAGCTTCGCATGAATGAATGGCTGACAATCGCGATGCCAAAGGGACGGATTTTCGAAGAAGCGGTGCAGCTTCTACGTAAAGCCGGGTTTCCCATTCCTCCGGAATTTGAAGAATCCAGAAAGCTGATCGTCGACGCCCCGGAAGCAAATATGCGTTTTATCCTGGCGAAGCCGATGGATGTGCCAACCTATGTTGAACACGGGGTGGCAGACATTGGGGTCGCCGGCAAGGATACAATGATTGAAGAAGAGCGTGACGTGTATGAAGTGCTGGATTTGAAAATCAGTGCCTGCTACCTGGCAGTAGCCGGTCTTCCAGAGTATGAAAAGTCCGATGTAAATCCAAAGGTGGCGTCAAAGTATCCGAATCTGGCGACGCAGTACTTTAAGCAGCAGGGCGAACAGGTGGAAATTATTAAATTAAACGGATCGATTGAACTGGCACCGCTTGTCGGTCTGGCAGACCGTATTGTAGACATTGTTTCCAGCGGCCAGACGCTGAAGGAGAATGGTTTAATAGAGCTTGAAACGATTGTGCCGATTACCTCCCGGCTGATCGTCAATCCGGTAAGCTATCGTTTGAAGGATACCGTTATTGATGATCTCGTGGAGCGTGTCGCCCAGGTGATAGGAGTGGAAGAACAGGTATGATGAACGTGACCCCTTTGGATAAATCAGTAACGCTTGAACGCACCATTGAAGGAGGAACCGAAAAGCAGCGGGAATCGGTCTCCTCCATTATTGAAAAGGTGCGGGAAAACGGAGATAAAGGACTCATGGAGCTGACCGAGATATTTGACCGCGTGACCCTCGATGAGCTGTTTGTCCAGCAGGAAGAAATAGATGAGGCGTATAAGCAGGTGGACGATAAAGAGCTCGAGGCGATCCGCAAAGCGATTGAAAACATCCGTGATTTTCATCAGCGCCAGCTCCGGCAGTCGTGGATGGTAACAAAAGAAGACGGGACGATGCTCGGCCAGCGGATTATTCCGTTTGACCGCGTCGGTATTTATGTGCCGGGAGGCAAAGCAGCCTACCCGTCGACTATTATGATGGATGCCATCCCGGCAATCGCTGCAGGCGTGAAAAGCATTACGATGTGTTCGCCTCCCGGAGAGGACCAGCGCCTTCATCCGATGGTGCTCGTCACTGCCAGTGAGCTTGGCATTAAACGTATCGCGAAAATTGGGGGAGCGCAGGCGGTAGCTGCGCTTGCCTATGGCACGGAGAGCATCCAGAAGGTGGATAAAATCGTCGGGCCCGGCAATATTTATGTCGCGCTGGCTAAACGCGAAGTGTTCGGTCAGGTGGCGATCGACAGTATCGCCGGACCAAGCGAGATCGTCGTGCTTGCTGATGAAACAGCCCGGGCGGATTATATTGCAGCCGACATGCTTTCCCAGGCGGAGCACGATGAGCTCGCCTCGGCTGTACTTGTAACCACCTCGGAGGAGCTCGGCAAAAAAGTGGCGGAAGAGCTTGAGCGTCAGCTGGAGGACCTTCCACGCAAAAAGATTGCGGAAGAGTCTCTTGATAAGCACGGAGCCATTTACTTAACCGAAACGATGGCGGAGGCAGTGGAGGCTGTAAACCGGCTTGCGCCGGAGCATCTGGAGATCATGACCGCCCAGCCGGATAATCTGCTCGGCTCCATCCGTCACGCCGGTGCTGTCTTTTTAGGGCCATACAGTGCCGAAGCGGTCGGTGATTACTTTGCCGGCCCGAACCACGTGCTTCCGACGAGCGGCACGGCCCGGTTCTCGAGCCCGCTCGGTGTCGATGATTTTGTGAAACGCTCCAGCGTGATTTCCTACAGCAAAGAAGCACTCGAGGAAAACGGGGAATACATCTCTGCGATCGCCCGGATCGAGGGCCTTGAAGCACATGCGCGCGCAGTGGATATCCGGAAGGGGGAGAAGTAGAATGGCAGAACGCAGAGGAAGCGTTGAACGCAAGACGGGAGAAACATCCATCCGCCTGCAGTTTGGCATTGACGGCGAAGGGGACGGGGTCATACAGACGAACGTTCCGTTTATGAGCCATATGCTCGACCTGTTTAAAAAGCACGGCCATTTCTCTCTCGACGTGCAGGCCGAAGGCGATGTGGAAGTGGATGATCACCATACGACCGAGGACATCGGTATCTGCCTTGGCGAAGCCTTCGGACAGGCGCTCGGCGATAAAAAAGGCATTCGCCGCTACGGCCAGGCCAAAATTCCGATGGACGATGCGCTCGCAGAGGTCATTGTGGATTTAAGCAACCGTCCGCATCTTGAATTCCGGGCAGAGCTGCCGGCAGCCAAGGTAGGAACATTTGATACCGAGCTCGTCCATGAGTTTTTGTGGAAATTCGCGGTGGAGGCCCGGATGAACCTTCACGTAGTCGTCCATTACGGACATAACACTCATCATATTATTGAAGCGGTATTTAAAGCGATGGCACGGGCTCTTGACGAAGCAACCCAGCTGGACCCGAGAGTGAAGGGCGTTCCTTCAACCAAAGGAATGCTGTAAAGAAAAGGAGTGGAGCGCTTGTGATAGGAATAATCGATTACGGCATGGGTAACCTGTACAGCGTGAAAAAGGCACTGGAACGACTGGATATTCCTTATTTTGTCTCTGAGCATACGAAGAAGCTTGCGGAAGCGGATGGCTTGATTCTCCCGGGAGTCGGTGCTTTTCGGGACGCGATGAATTTAATCCGGGAAAACGGGCAGTTTGAGTTTATTGAACACTGGGCGGCTGCCGGCAAACCGCTGCTTGGCATCTGTCTTGGCATGCAGCTGTTGTTTGAAGGCAGCGACGAACACGGGGAAACAGAAGGGTTCGGCTTTCTGCCCGGGCATGCCCGCCGGTTTTCCGGAAAAGACAGCCAGGGAAGAAGGCTGAAGGTGCCTCACATGGGCTGGAACTCGCTTACGTTTCATCAGCCGGACCACCCGCTATTGAAAAACGTAGAGGAAGGCCATGCATATTTTGTGCATTCCTACGTGATTGAAACTGCCGATCCGGACGTTTTGATTGCGACAAGCGATTACGGCGAAACCGTACCGGCGGTGGTTGGCCGTGGCGAAATCATGGGCACGCAGTTTCATCCTGAAAAAAGCAGCAGAATCGGCATTGGTATGCTTGAAAATTTCGGGGCGATTGTCCGTGAAAGGAGCGGAGCCCATGAGTGATTTTATTGTATACCCGGCCATCGATATTCGGGACGGTAACTGTGTCCGTCTTTTTCAGGGCGACTATAATCAGGAGACTGTCTACGGCGATTCGCCGTTTGAGATGGCTGCTTCATTTGCCAAGGCGGGAGCAGCCTGGATTCATATGGTTGATCTTGACGGGGCAAAAGAAAAACGGCGCATCAATCATGCCCACGTTGTCCGTGCTGCACGGGAGCTTGATGTCCGTATCCAGGTCGGCGGAGGGATCCGGACTGAAGAGGATGTGGACTATTACTTATCCAACGGCGTGGACCGGGTGATACTCGGCAGTGTTGCCCTCCAGTATCCGGAGTTTGCACGGGATATGCTTGAAAAATACGGCGGGCTTATCGCTATCGGTCTTGATGCAAGAGATGGGTACGTGGCCGTGAACGGCTGGCTCGACACCTCGGAAGTAACCGCCGTCGAGCTTGGACAGGAAATGGCTGCCCACGGGGCGGAGACATTTATATTCACCGATATATCCACCGATGGGACGATGACCGGACCAAACGTAGAGGCAACGAGGCAGCTCGCAGAAGCGACCGGCGTAAACGTCATTGCTTCCGGTGGCATCGGCACGATGGAGGATGTCCGGAATCTTGCGGAGAAGCGCAACAAAGGGATAGCCGGTGTCATTGTCGGAAAAGCGATATATACCGGCAAAGTGGATGTGGCAGAAGCCGTGAAGGAGGTACAGTAATGCTTACGAAACGGATTATTCCATGTCTGGATGTGAAAGAAGGACGGGTCGTGAAGGGCACACAGTTTGTGGAACTGAGGGACGCCGGCGACCCGGTGGAACTCGCTGCGTTTTATGATGAGCAGTGGGCGGATGAGCTTGTATTTCTCGATATTTCCGCCTCGCATGAAGGACGGAAAACGATGATAGACGTCGTGGAGCAGGTGGCTGCAAGCATTGCCATTCCCTTCACGGTCGGTGGCGGCATCAGCTCGGTCGATGATATGCGCAACATGCTCCGCGCCGGTGCGGATAAAGTGTCGCTTAATACGGCCGCGGTCAAAAACCCAGAACTGATTACTCAGGGATCCACCTATTTCGGCTCGCAATGTATTGTCGTAGCGGTGGATGCCAAGTACGATGAGTCGATCGGATCCTGGAGAATCTATACCCACGGCGGCCGCACGCCCACCGACTGGGAAGTCGTCGACTGGGTCAAAGAAGTCGCCGCCCGCGGAGCCGGCGAAATTCTTCTGACGAGCATGGATCAGGACGGGGCGAAGACCGGCTTTGACGAGGCGTTGACACGAACGGTCAGCGAAGCAGTGGACGTGCCTGTTATTGCCTCCGGAGGCGCTGGCGCCAAAGAGCATTTTGTAGATGTATTTGAAAAATCAGGTGCGGATGCGGCACTAGCTGCTTCAATCTTTCACTATAAAGAAACATCGATTGAAGAAGTTAAGGCTTTTATCCGGGAGAGAGGAGTCTTAGTACGATGAACGTCGACGAACTAACTTTTGATGAAGCAGGTCTGATTCCGGCCGTAGTGCAGGACGCCGTCAGCAAAGAGGTACTGACGCTTGCCTATATGAACAAAGAATCGCTGCAGAAAACAATCGA
Proteins encoded in this region:
- the uvrA gene encoding excinuclease ABC subunit UvrA, producing the protein MAADNIKIQGARSHNLKNIDVTIPRDQLVVMTGLSGSGKSSLAFDTIYAEGQRRYVESLSAYARQFLGQMEKPDVDSIEGLSPAISIDQKTTSKNPRSTVGTVTEIYDYLRLLFARVGTPYCPYHHVPITSQTISQMVDQMMAYAERTKMQILAPVIAGRKGEHVKVMDQLKQKGLVRIRVDGEMRDIGEEIKLEKNKKHDIEAVVDRIVIKDGVETRLADSLETALELGEGKVLIDVVGEKEMRFNQHHSCPECGFSIGELEPRMFSFNSPYGACPTCDGLGSKLEVDSDLVVPDPDRTLREHAIAVWEPISSQYYPQLLRSACDHFNIDMDKPFKDLPAEHKEILLEGNGQQKITFRHKNERGQVRERQIYFEGVLNNVSRRYRESGSDFTREQMQQYMSNKQCPTCKGHRLSLEARSVLVGNIHVGELTDLSIQQAYTYVENIDLTEKEMEIARLILREINERLGFLINVGLDYLTLSRSAGTLSGGEAQRIRLATQIGSALMGVLYVLDEPSIGLHQRDNNRLIQTLQNMRDLGNTLIVVEHDEDTMLAADHIIDIGPGAGRHGGNIIAEGTPEELKENDASLTGQYLAGKRFIPLPGERRKPSDRWLKVKGAVENNLKRTNAEIPLGLLSAITGVSGSGKSTLINDILYKVLSQKLHRGKQKPGAHKSVEGIDQLEKVIDIDQSPIGRTPRSNPATYTGVFDNIREVFAMTNEAKIRGYQKGRFSFNVRGGRCEACKGDGIIKIEMHFLPDIYVTCEECGGQRYNRETLEIKYKGKNIADVLEMTVEEAVDFFENIPKIRRKIQTLYDVGLGYIKLGQQATTLSGGEAQRVKLASQLHRRSTGKSLYILDEPTTGLHVDDIDRLLKVLQRLVDNGDTVLIIEHNLDVIKTVDHIIDLGPEGGAGGGKIVATGTPEKVAESQASYTGYYLKPVLERERERMARQWEASEQAAHTPSS
- a CDS encoding DUF4097 family beta strand repeat-containing protein, whose protein sequence is MDEERQRILKMMEDGIISLEEGERLLRAKGSAASSGPQADSKEQGEGSSSESRRSGAYRTDKKAAGSGQKRKNKEDPFAMLSGFFDHALDRVKRFDLDFNFGPSVDFQHTFEHDESDIRSLDMFIQNGSLICQKWEGNTIRVACQVKAYTEESEDAARREFIEGTEFDSRSGKLRFASRSGNYKVQAVVYVPEKSMDKMDVSTFNGDVRIDGVQTDNLYVKASNGAITVLHASAGYLAVETANGAVELKEGRIGSADVKTWNGSIHYDGSLSDIEAEALNGAITARYTSLSERSRALLSTTTGSIKVITPRDIRTEGVLRTNVGNYKCLLDNIEVKEEKSEFMQKYYQFVSNADATPTLRLEASAKTGTITVQNHE
- a CDS encoding PspC domain-containing protein, which gives rise to MAKKKLYKSREDRKLTGVCGGLADYLGWDSSLIRIISVVLVILPVTSWVLLIYLVLAVLLPNEEDAVS
- a CDS encoding phage holin family protein, translating into MGCLVPFIVNTIALMVVAGFFPGFTIDGFGAAIVAGLVLTLINLVIRPLLIFFTLPLSVVTFGLFIFVINALMLMLTSAVMGEAFNMSGFGMAFLAAVVIAVLNMLMYNLFVNPLSGRKT
- the hprK gene encoding HPr(Ser) kinase/phosphatase, whose protein sequence is MAKVTATDLKERFQLELLAGEEGLYRAITTSDISRPGIEMAGFFTYYPARRLQLLGRTELSFFQQLQDEEKQERMEKLCTYDTPGIVISRGLVAPPELIENAEKTGVPIMRSHLASTQLISQLTNYLDTKLAKSTAMHGVLVDIYGIGVLITGASGVGKSETALDIVRRGHRLVADDSVEIRQQNGDTLVGTAPELIQNLLEIRGLGIIDVMTLFGAGAVRPYKRISLTIHLELWDEQKAYDRLGLDEETLQVLDTEIQKLTVPVRPGRNLAVIIEVAAMNFRLKRMGVNTAQQFSDRLKQMIDDGDKEEF
- the lgt gene encoding prolipoprotein diacylglyceryl transferase → MIYSSMQPIDRVAFEVGSVPIYWYGILIGLGALLGYILASYEAKKRGLPEDIFADLLIFAIPISIICARLYYVIFEWGYYAQNPGSILAVWEGGLAIHGGLIGAVLTGIVFSKIKRVSFWKLADIAAPSIILGQAIGRWGNFINQEAHGGEVNRSFLEGLQLPEFIINQMYIEGAYYNPTFLYESLWNIAGFLLLLGLRRVNLRRGELFLTYVIWYSFGRFFIEGMRTDSLMLFDTIRVAQLISVLLIIAAVSLILYRRQAGLAKARYLSKDGPGI
- the ppaX gene encoding pyrophosphatase PpaX codes for the protein MTRWNTLLFDLDGTLIDTNDLIISSYEHVLTYYAPDQYSRDDIISWIGVPLADNFSSISSNPSQVEQMIDTYQSHNLANHETLVREYDGVYDTIKKLYERGYSLGIVTTKRREAAVKGADMLGLLPFFSAFVTVDDVENPKPHPEPLQIAMTQLNARPEETIMIGDSQFDIMAGKNAGVHTAGVEWTIKGASFLKNYEPDWMLTRMSDLLDIVGEPEE